From Quercus lobata isolate SW786 chromosome 1, ValleyOak3.0 Primary Assembly, whole genome shotgun sequence, one genomic window encodes:
- the LOC115989970 gene encoding uncharacterized protein LOC115989970, which produces MAAALECWSSRASTDEDMVEQVLMRTNDRSEGSPKGISSAGSGGVAGAGAGAGAGASKESSAMQKRLQKLSRNVSEALASFKNTLNLDSARDVPPLSSPTTTSSSSKVESCRKVVWGSVVRNLTQLYPGSQLPEKLVSNIRKHYDSLPLSYAQAGFDMKEVFLHIKLIEEASGDDQPAMLIQEASDDEAQGEGCAYKLTFACNSSISWPAMSGALDNVSICCKKIQIFEKKGFTLGVVILLVQAGQEKSFKTRVENALKYAIKKPKTSTVKLPFGLCGCQEESTRGRDFGEIEEEPGDQNFRNGIENLNTNIQLQMPLPTSSFVVSVDEWQTIQSGGDEIGKWLLSSDSLEFIDQIGPNSFKGVYKGKRVGIEKLKGCDKGNSYEFELRKDLLELMTCGHRNILQFYGVCVDENHGLCVVTKLMEGGSVHDLLLKSKKLQSKEIIRIAVDVAEGIKFMNDHGVAYRDLNTQRILLDRHGNACLGDTGIVAACKSVGEAMEYETDGYRWLAPEIIAGDPESVSETWMSNAYSFGMVIWEMVTGEAAYSAYSPVQAAVGIAACGLRPEIPKDCPQILKSLMTKCWNNIPPKRPQFSDILSILLRPNNNSNNNNR; this is translated from the exons ATGGCTGCTGCGCTGGAGTGCTGGTCGAGCCGAGCCAGTACTGACGAGGACATGGTGGAGCAGGTGCTGATGAGAACGAACGACAGATCGGAGGGCTCGCCCAAGGGGATCTCCTCAGCTGGCTCGGGAGGCGTAGCCGGAGCTGGAGCTGGAGCTGGAGCTGGAGCCAGTAAGGAGTCTTCGGCAATGCAGAAGCGGCTACAGAAGCTGAGCCGGAACGTGTCGGAGGCACTCGCTTCGTTCAAGAACACACTGAATCTGGACTCCGCACGTGACGTGCCACCTCTCTCTTCCCCGACGACGACGTCGTCTTCGTCAAAGGTGGAGAGCTGTAGAAAGGTGGTGTGGGGTAGCGTTGTAAGGAACCTCACTCAGTTGTACCCAGGTAGCCAGCTCCCTGAGAAGCTCGTCTCCAATATTCGCAAGCATTATGATTCATTGCCACTCAG TTATGCCCAAGCGGGATTTGATATGAAAGAAGTGTTTCTTCATATTAAGTTGATAGAGGAGGCATCAGGGGATGACCAGCCAGCGATGTTGATTCAAGAGGCGTCAGATGATGAAGCTCAAGGTGAAGGGTGTGCATATAAGCTCACATTTGCTTGTAACTCTTCGATTTCATGGCCGGCGATGTCGGGGGCATTGGATAATGTCTCCATTTGCTGCAAGAAGATACAGATCTTTGAAAAGAAGGGGTTTACTCTTGGGGTTGTTATTCTTCTGGTTCAAGCTGGGCAAGAGAAATCCTTCAAGACCCGGGTCGAAAATGCTCTTAAATATGCTATTAAGAAGCCGAAAACTAGTACAGTGAAGCTCCCATTTGGGCTTTGTGGGTGTCAGGAAGAGAGCACCAGAGGGAGAGACTTTGGGGAGATTGAAGAAGAACCTGGTGACCAGAATTTTAGAAATGGGATTGAAAATTTGAACACTAATATTCAACTTCAGATGCCATTACCAACTTCGTCTTTCGTTGTTTCGGTCGATGAATGGCAAACGATTCAGTCAGGAGGAGATGAGATTGGGAAATGGCTGTTGAGCTCGGATAGTCTTGAGTTTATTGATCAGATTGGACCCAATTCGTTTAAGGGAGTTTACAAGGGCAAAAGGGTTGGAATTGAGAAGCTTAAGGGGTGTGACAAGGGGAATTCTTATGAATTTGAGCTCCGAAAGGATCTGTTGGAGCTGATGACTTGTGGACATCGAAACATTCTGCAATTCTATGGTGTATGTGTCGATGAAAATCATGGGTTGTGTGTGGTGACAAAGTTGATGGAAGGTGGATCAGTTCATGACTTATTGCTAAAGAGCAAGAAGCTTCAGAGTAAGGAAATTATCAGAATTGCTGTTGATGTAGCCGAGGGTATTAAGTTCATGAATGATCATGGTGTTGCATATAGAGACCTAAATACGCAAAGGATTTTGTTGGACAGGCATGGAAATGCTTGCTTGGGGGATACAGGTATTGTTGCTGCCTGCAAGAGTGTTGGTGAGGCCATGGAGTATGAAACTGATGGTTATCGGTGGCTAGCTCCAGAG ATAATTGCAGGCGACCCGGAGAGTGTTTCTGAGACATGGATGAGTAATGCATATAGTTTTGGGATGGTAATATGGGAGATGGTGACTGGTGAGGCTGCTTATTCTGCATATTCACCTGTGCAAGCAGCGGTTGGGATTGCTGCTTGTGGCCTTAGGCCAGAGATCCCCAAGGACTGCCCACAAATTCTAAAATCTTTGATGACAAAGTGCTGGAACAATATTCCTCCAAAGCGCCCTCAATTTTCTGATATTTTATCGATATTGCTGCGGCcaaacaacaacagcaacaacaataacaggtaa